From a single Lates calcarifer isolate ASB-BC8 linkage group LG12, TLL_Latcal_v3, whole genome shotgun sequence genomic region:
- the hrh1 gene encoding histamine H1 receptor, translated as MMESGLSPLNLNTSSFVNNSNNSWSGLLNGDSLGSNRTLTFHDRFHNALLGVCLGLLSLLTIFMNLLVLYAVKREKSLHTVGNLYIVSLSVADLIVGTTVMPLNLVYLLEDEWKLGRAVCQFWLIMDYVASTASIFSLFILCLDRYRSVRQPLKYLKYRTRGKASVMISGAWLLSMMWIIPILGWRSFTHVDLKPEEENKCDTDFRFVTWFKVITAVFNFYVPSILMLWFYTHIYLAVRQHLRDRERIIHPTDSFGENENGQHVKTPEKNDSKSPTREREAPIKLSKQQRLLDQNTLDQTYSLEDADRTKTAPSRSHRKIGVKCQQTSLLAMTTKRLRMARKAKRCSLSPEEKQPDSEIPLSRPLVPQDVICSEGNNENKLQASLNECHVTVPNSVSGICDIGQVSDVQRYTPALYNNYDPSHALPWTEEGVEDAKLDPANAVTLRQTWQKFIDQSRQRIQSLRIHKEHKAAKQLGFIIAAFMLCWIPYFIAFMVMAFCRECVHHDLHMFTIWLGYINSTLNPFIYPLCNGNFKRVFKNILNIRL; from the coding sequence ATGATGGAATCTGGTCTGTCACCTCTAAACCTCAACACGAGCAGCTTCgtcaacaacagcaacaacagctggAGCGGCCTCCTCAATGGCGACTCGCTGGGGAGCAATCGCACCCTGACCTTCCATGACCGTTTCCACAACGCCCTGCTGGGGGTCTGTCTGgggctcctctctctgctcaccaTCTTCATGAACCTGCTCGTCCTCTACGCCgtgaagagggagaagagcCTCCACACCGTTGGGAACCTCTACATCGTCAGCTTGTCGGTGGCGGATCTGATTGTAGGGACCACGGTCATGCCTCTGAACTTGGTGTATTTATTGGAGGATGAATGGAAGCTGGGCCGGGCGGTCTGCCAGTTTTGGCTTATTATGGACTATGTGGCGAGCACGGCCTCTATTTTCAGCCTGTTTATCTTGTGTTTGGATCGGTACCGCTCCGTCAGACAGCCACTCAAGTATCTCAAGTATCGGACACGGGGAAAAGCCAGCGTGATGATTTCTGGAGCCTGGCTCCTGTCGATGATGTGGATTATTCCAATTTTAGGATGGAGGTCTTTCACACACGTGGACCTTAAACCTGAGGAGGAGAACAAGTGCGACACGGATTTCCGCTTCGTCACATGGTTTAAGGTTATCACTGCAGTCTTCAACTTCTACGTGCCCTCAATTTTGATGCTGtggttttacacacacatctacTTGGCTGTGAGACAGcatctgagagacagagagagaatcatCCATCCAACAGACTCATTTGGGGAAAATGAGAACGGACAACATGTTAAAACGCCCGAGAAAAATGACTCCAAATCACCCACAAGGGAGCGAGAGGCTCCAATCAAACTCTCTAAACAACAACGCTTGCTGGACCAGAACACTCTAGATCAGACATATTCACTTGAAGATGCTGATAGAACCAAAACTGCTCCTTCGAGATCTCACAGAAAAATTGGCGTGAAGTGCCAGCAGACGTCCCTGCttgccatgacaacaaaacGACTCCGAATGGCACGAAAGGCCAAAAGGTGCTCCTTGTCCCCTGAGGAGAAGCAGCCCGATTCTGAGATTCCCCTGAGTCGACCCCTGGTGCCACAGGATGTAATTTGCTCCGAGGGGAATAACGAGAACAAACTTCAAGCATCTTTAAATGAATGTCACGTCACCGTTCCAAACTCAGTGAGCGGCATCTGCGACATCGGTCAGGTTTCGGACGTGCAGAGATACACGCCTGCTCTCTACAACAACTACGACCCCAGTCACGCCCTGCCCTGGACTGAAGAAGGGGTCGAAGACGCCAAATTGGACCCGGCCAACGCGGTGACTCTGAGACAGACCTGGCAGAAGTTCATTGACCAGTCACGTCAGCGTATCCAAAGCCTGAGGATCCACAAAGAGCACAAAGCAGCCAAGCAGTTGGGCTTCATAATCGCTGCTTTCATGTTGTGTTGGATACCGTACTTCATAGCTTTCATGGTCATGGCGTTCTGCAGAGAGTGCGTGCACCATGACCTTCACATGTTCACCATATGGCTGGGTTACATCAACTCCACTCTCAACCCTTTCATATACCCGCTCTGCAATGGGAACTTTAAACGGGTCTTCAAAAATATTCTGAACATTCGTTTGTAA